A portion of the Macaca mulatta isolate MMU2019108-1 chromosome 4, T2T-MMU8v2.0, whole genome shotgun sequence genome contains these proteins:
- the ADGRF1 gene encoding adhesion G-protein coupled receptor F1, with amino-acid sequence MKVGVLWLISFFTFTDGHGGFLGRNDDIKTKRELTVNKRKHLGPVQEYELLLQVTYRDSKEKRDLRNFLKLLKPPLLWSHGLTIIRAKATTSCNNLNGVLQCTCEDGYTWFPPSCLDPQNCYLHTAGALPSCECHLNNLSQSVNFCERTKIWGTFKINERFTNDLLNSSSAIYSKYATGIEIQLKKAYKRIQGFESVQVTQFRNGSIVAGYEVVGSSSASELLSAIEQVAKKAKTALHMLFPLEDCSFRVFRKAQCNDIVFGFGSEDDEYTLPCSSGYRGSITARCQSSGWQAIRETCVLPQLEELKKSFSMIAGNATEAAVSSLVQNLSVIIRQSPSTTAGNLASVVSILSNVSSLSLASHFRVSNSTMEDVINIADNILNSALVTNWTVLLKEEKHASSRLLQTLENISTLVPPTALPLNFSRKFINWKGIPVTKSQPKMDYSYQIEILPQNSSIPIRGRVLIWKDQFQRSLPETIISMASLTLGNILPISKNGNAQVNGPVISTVIQNYSIDEVFLFFSKIESNLSQPHCVFWDFSHLQWNNAGCHLVNETPDTVVCRCTHLTSFSMLMSPFVPATILPVVKWITYVGLGISIGSLILCLIIEALFWKQIKKSPTSHTRHICMVNIALSLLIADIWFIVGATVDAMVNSSGVCTAAVFFTHVFYLSLFFWMLMLGILLAYRIILVFHHMARHLMVAVGFCLGYGCPLIISVITIAVTQPSNTYTRKDVCWLNWSNGSKPLLAFVVPALAIVAVNFIVVLLVLTKLWRPAVGERLSRDDKATIVRMGKSLLILTPLLGLTWGFGIGTLVDNQNPAWHVIFALLNALQGFFILCFGILLDSKLRQLLFNKLSALSSWKQTEKQNSSDLSAKSKFSNLFNPLKNKGHYAFSHTGDSSNDIMLT; translated from the exons ATGAaagttggagtgctgtggctcattTCTTTCTTCACCTTCACTGATGGCCACGGTGGCTTCCTGGGG agaAATGATGAcatcaaaacaaaaagagaactcACTGTGAATAAGAGAAAACATCTAG gCCCAGTCCAAGAATATGAGCTGCTGCTTCAGGTGACCTATAGAGATTCCAAGGAGAAAAGAGATTTGAGGAATTTTCTGAAGCTCTTGAAGCCTCCATTATTATGGTCACACGGGCTCACGATTATCAGAGCAAAGGCTACCACGT CCTGCAACAACCTGAATGGGGTCCTGCAGTGTACCTGTGAAGACGGCTACACCTGGTTTCCTCCCTCATGCCTCGATCCCCAGAACTGCTACCTTCACACGGCTGGAGCACTCCCAAGCTGTGAATGTCATCTCAACAATCTCAGCCAGAGTGTCAATTTCTGTGAGAGAACAA AGATTTGGGGCACtttcaaaattaatgaaagatTTACAAATGACCTTTTGAATTCATCTTCTGCTATATACTCCAAATATGCAACTGGAATTGAAATTCAA CTTAAAAAAGCATACAAAAGAATTCAAGGTTTTGAGTCTGTTCAGGTCACCCAATTTCG AAATGGAAGCATTGTTGCTGGGTATGAAGTTGTTGGTTCCAGCAGTGCATCTGAACTGCTGTCAGCCATTGAACAGGTTGCCAAGAAGGCTAAGACAGCCCTTCACATGCTGTTTCCATTAGAAGACTGCTCTTTCAGAGTGTTCAGAAAAG CCCAGTGTAATGACATTGTCTTTGGATTTGGGTCCGAGGATGATGAATATACCCTGCCCTGCAGCAGTGGCTACAGGGGAAGCATCACAGCCAGGTGCCAATCATCTGGGTGGCAGGCCATAAGGGAGACTTGCGTGCTCCCTCAGCTTGAAGAACTGAAGAAG agtttcaGTATGATTGCAGGCAATGCCACTGAGGCAGCTGTGTCATCCTTGGTGCAAAATCTTTCCGTCATCATTCGGCAAAGCCCATCAACCACAGCAGGGAATCTGGCTTCGGTGGTGTCGATTCTGAGCAATGTTTCATCTCTGTCACTGGCCAGCCATTTCAGGGTGTCCAATTCAACAATGGAG GATGTCATCAATATAGCTGACAATATCCTTAATTCAGCCTTAGTAACCAACTGGACAGTCTTACTGAAGGAAGAAAAGCATGCCAGCTCACGGTTACTACAGACATTGGAGAACATCAGCACTCTGGTGCCTCCGACAGCTCTTCCTCTGAATTTTTCTCGGAAATTCATTAACTGGAAAGGGATTCCAGTGACCAAAAGTCAACCCAAAATGGATTACAGCTATCAGATTGAAATATTACCCCAAAATTCAAGTATTCCCATCAGAGGCCGTGTGTTAATTTGGAAAGACCAATTCCAGAGATCCCTTCCAGAAACTATTATCAGCATGGCCTCGTTGACTTTGGGGAACATTCTACCCATTTCCAAAAATGGAAATGCTCAGGTCAATGGACCTGTGATATCCACAGTTATTCAAAACTATTCCATAGATGaagttttcctatttttttccaaGATAGAGTCAAACCTGAGCCAGCCTCATTGTGTGTTTTGGGATTTCAGTCATTTGCAGTGGAACAATGCAGGCTGCCACCTAGTAAATGAAACTCCAGACACCGTGGTGTGCCGATGTACTCACTTGACCTCCTTCTCCATGTTGATGTCACCTTTTGTCCCCGCTACGATCCTCCCCGTGGTAAAATGGATCACCTATGTGGGACTGGGTATCTCCATTGGAAGTCTCATCTTATGCCTGATCATCGAGGCTCTGTTTTGGAAGCAGATTAAGAAAAGCCCAACCTCTCACACACGTCATATTTGCATGGTGAACATAGCCCTGTCCCTCTTGATTGCTGATATCTGGTTTATTGTTGGTGCCACAGTGGATGCCATGGTGAACTCTTCTGGAGTCTGTACAGCTGCTGTGTTCTTTACACATGTCTTCTACCTCTCTTTGTTCTTCTGGATGCTCATGCTTGGCATCCTGCTGGCTTACCGGATCATCCTCGTGTTCCATCACATGGCCCGGCATTTGATGGTGGCTGTCGGATTTTGCCTGGGTTATGGGTGCCCTCTCATTATATCTGTCATTACCATTGCTGTCACACAACCTAGCAATACCTACACAAGGAAAGATGTGTGTTGGCTTAACTGGTCCAATGGAAGCAAACCACTCCTGGCTTTTGTTGTCCCTGCACTGGCTATTGTGGCTGTGAACTTCATTGTGGTGCTGCTAGTTCTCACAAAGCTCTGGAGGCCGGCTGTTGGGGAAAGACTGAGTCGGGATGACAAGGCCACCATCGTCCGCATGGGGAAGAGCCTCCTCATTCTGACCCCTCTGCTAGGGCTCACCTGGGGCTTTGGAATAGGAACACTAGTGGACAACCAGAATCCGGCTTGGCATGTTATTTTTGCTTTACTCAATGCATTACAG ggattttTTATCTTATGCTTTGGAATACTCTTGGACAGTAAG CTGCGACAACTTCTGTTCAACAAGTTGTCTGCCTTAAGTTCTTGGAAGCAAACAGAAAAG